From one Lycium barbarum isolate Lr01 chromosome 6, ASM1917538v2, whole genome shotgun sequence genomic stretch:
- the LOC132600591 gene encoding glucan endo-1,3-beta-glucosidase 14 isoform X2, which translates to MASVALLLFWDFWFLDLFASTLSLGIGINYGQIANNLPTPSRVSTLLRSLNVTKVKLYDADPNVLTAFANTNVEFVIGLGNENLQRMSDPQQAQSWIQQHVQPYHTQTKITCITVGNEVLTGDDMQLKSYLLPAMQGVYKALVNLGLSNDIYVAHPHSAGILENSFPPSSGSFKQDLSDYIRGMLNFHAQTKSPFLINVYPFFAYKDNPNEVPLDYVLFRPNQGTIDPATNLKYDNMLYAQIDAVYSAIKAMGYSDIPVKVSETGWPSKGDQNEFGATRENAALYNGNLFQRIQENQGTPANPSEPIDVYVFALFNENLKPGPGSERNYGLYYPDGTAVYNIGLQQGFLPRMDYSAATKNVLSSSAFLLLFVILF; encoded by the exons ATGGCTTCTGTTGCTTTACTTCTCTTCTGGGATTTCTGGTTCTTGG ATTTATTTGCCAGTACACTCAGCCTTGGAATTGGAATTAACTATGGCCAAATTGCCAATAATCTACCAACACCATCACGAGTCTCGACTCTCCTCAGATCCCTCAACGTTACGAAAGTAAAACTCTACGACGCTGATCCAAACGTGTTAACAGCATTCGCGAATACAAATGTCGAATTTGTTATTGGACTTGGGAATGAGAACTTACAAAGAATGAGTGATCCTCAACAAGCTCAATCTTGGATTCAGCAACATGTTCAACCTTATCATACTCAGACTAAAATCACTTGTATTACTGTTGGTAACGAGGTCTTAACGGGTGATGATATGCAGCTAAAGTCTTACCTCCTCCCGGCAATGCAAGGCGTTTATAAGGCTCTTGTTAATCTCGGCCTTAGTAATGATATATATGTGGCACATCCACACTCTGCTGGGATCTTGGAAAATTCTTTTCCGCCTTCCTCAGGTTCATTTAAACAAGATCTTAGTGACTACATTCGTGGCATGCTCAATTTCCATGCCCAAACCAAGTCACCGTTCCTTATAAATGTCTATCCGTTTTTTGCATACAAAGACAACCCCAACGAAGTTCCACTTGATTATGTACTTTTCCGACCTAACCAGGGCACGATCGATCCAGCCACGAATTTAAAATACGACAACATGTTGTATGCACAAATTGATGCAGTTTATTCAGCAATTAAGGCAATGGGCTATTCAGACATTCCAGTTAAGGTTTCTGAAACTGGCTGGCCATCGAAGGGCGATCAGAATGAATTTGGAGCAACACGTGAAAACGCTGCATTATACAATGGAAATTTGTTTCAGCGTATACAGGAAAATCAAGGGACTCCAGCTAACCCATCGGAGCCTATCGATGTTTACGTGTTTGCACTTTTTAACGAAAATTTAAAGCCTGGTCCTGGATCAGAGAGGAATTATGGCCTCTACTACCCTGATGGAACTGCAGTTTATAATATCGGGTTACAACAAGGATTTCTTCCACGTATGGATTATTCAGCTGCCACGAAGAAC GTCTTGTCTAGTTCTGCTTTTCTTCTGCTTTTCGTGATACTCTTCTGA
- the LOC132600591 gene encoding glucan endo-1,3-beta-glucosidase 14 isoform X1, translated as MAILFFNFKALLLLLSLTDLFASTLSLGIGINYGQIANNLPTPSRVSTLLRSLNVTKVKLYDADPNVLTAFANTNVEFVIGLGNENLQRMSDPQQAQSWIQQHVQPYHTQTKITCITVGNEVLTGDDMQLKSYLLPAMQGVYKALVNLGLSNDIYVAHPHSAGILENSFPPSSGSFKQDLSDYIRGMLNFHAQTKSPFLINVYPFFAYKDNPNEVPLDYVLFRPNQGTIDPATNLKYDNMLYAQIDAVYSAIKAMGYSDIPVKVSETGWPSKGDQNEFGATRENAALYNGNLFQRIQENQGTPANPSEPIDVYVFALFNENLKPGPGSERNYGLYYPDGTAVYNIGLQQGFLPRMDYSAATKNVLSSSAFLLLFVILF; from the exons ATGGCCATCCTCTTCTTCAATTTCAAggctcttctccttcttctttctttaACAG ATTTATTTGCCAGTACACTCAGCCTTGGAATTGGAATTAACTATGGCCAAATTGCCAATAATCTACCAACACCATCACGAGTCTCGACTCTCCTCAGATCCCTCAACGTTACGAAAGTAAAACTCTACGACGCTGATCCAAACGTGTTAACAGCATTCGCGAATACAAATGTCGAATTTGTTATTGGACTTGGGAATGAGAACTTACAAAGAATGAGTGATCCTCAACAAGCTCAATCTTGGATTCAGCAACATGTTCAACCTTATCATACTCAGACTAAAATCACTTGTATTACTGTTGGTAACGAGGTCTTAACGGGTGATGATATGCAGCTAAAGTCTTACCTCCTCCCGGCAATGCAAGGCGTTTATAAGGCTCTTGTTAATCTCGGCCTTAGTAATGATATATATGTGGCACATCCACACTCTGCTGGGATCTTGGAAAATTCTTTTCCGCCTTCCTCAGGTTCATTTAAACAAGATCTTAGTGACTACATTCGTGGCATGCTCAATTTCCATGCCCAAACCAAGTCACCGTTCCTTATAAATGTCTATCCGTTTTTTGCATACAAAGACAACCCCAACGAAGTTCCACTTGATTATGTACTTTTCCGACCTAACCAGGGCACGATCGATCCAGCCACGAATTTAAAATACGACAACATGTTGTATGCACAAATTGATGCAGTTTATTCAGCAATTAAGGCAATGGGCTATTCAGACATTCCAGTTAAGGTTTCTGAAACTGGCTGGCCATCGAAGGGCGATCAGAATGAATTTGGAGCAACACGTGAAAACGCTGCATTATACAATGGAAATTTGTTTCAGCGTATACAGGAAAATCAAGGGACTCCAGCTAACCCATCGGAGCCTATCGATGTTTACGTGTTTGCACTTTTTAACGAAAATTTAAAGCCTGGTCCTGGATCAGAGAGGAATTATGGCCTCTACTACCCTGATGGAACTGCAGTTTATAATATCGGGTTACAACAAGGATTTCTTCCACGTATGGATTATTCAGCTGCCACGAAGAAC GTCTTGTCTAGTTCTGCTTTTCTTCTGCTTTTCGTGATACTCTTCTGA